In a single window of the Dreissena polymorpha isolate Duluth1 chromosome 3, UMN_Dpol_1.0, whole genome shotgun sequence genome:
- the LOC127874786 gene encoding uncharacterized protein LOC127874786: MQKCSPPAAVTTEPCSSGISNGNVLYEILLESDVSTGVTPEKNRDCRRQDCGTSYELETSYFRYLPEPAQEASSTSTELVQLGAISVPPGTDSHVPETPEPLLETTSSSTGGTFVPPSMGSTSEQVDLHHSPLERHMCRLPLKRLLWARFIGSGCLEAHSFVQWDRLQSRLFLNHSLLELHMCRLPLKRLLWERF; encoded by the exons ATGCAGAAATGCTCCCCACCTGCAGCTGTCACCACGGAGCCATGTTCCAGTGGCATATCGAACGGGAATGTACT ATACGAGATACTCTTGGAGTCGGATGTTTCAACAGGAGTGACACCAGAGAAAAACAGAG ACTGCCGTCGGCAAGACTGTGGCACAAGTTATGAGTTGGAGACCTCATACTTCCGTTATCTCCCAGAACCAGCGCAAGAAGCCTCCTCAACGTCAACGGAGTTAGTTCAACTTGGAGCGATTTCTGTGCCACCTGGTACAGATTCTCATGTACCCGAAACGCCGGAACCATTGTTAGAGACGACGTCATCTTCAACTGGAGGCACGTTCGTTCCACCTTCAATGGGATCGACCTCAGAGCAGGTTGATCTCCACCACTCCCCGTTGGAGCGACATATGTGCCGCCTCCCGTTGAAGAGACTGTTGTGGGCGAGGTTCATAGGCAGTGGATGTCTGGAGGCACATTCATTCGTTCAATGGGACCGACTTCAGAGCAGGTTGTTCCTCAACCACTCCCTGTTGGAGCTACATATGTGCCGCCTTCCGTTGAAGAGACTGTTGTGGGAGAGGTTCTAG